In a genomic window of Desulfopila inferna:
- a CDS encoding aspartate aminotransferase family protein: MLGIDLHETAAALQRELLEFTRLHPRSGECYRQGLEHYLYGAPLHWMQQWSGSYPVYVATAQGARVEDVDGNSYIDFALGDSGAMYGHANPATVKAISNQLAKGSTFMLPTEESLWVGKELARRFGLRYWQLTTSATDANRFVLRLCRMITGRNKMLTFNWNYHGSVDETQVEFDSGRLMVPRQDVYHNGIDHRQTTRLAEFNDIAGLEESLSHGDVACVLTEPVMTNIGMVPPDPCYHKALREMTRRYDVPLIIDETHTISSGPSGYTGKYGLMPDFLVLGKAIGGGIPIAVWGASETMAERIWQARPPFKPGEPINHYGFGGTLAGSALQIVALKATLEEIMTDDNFCRMEKMALRFEAGTNEVIKKHRLPWHVTRIGARAEYLFLDHPPKNGGEAHLGRHALLEAYIHLYLLNRGILLTPFHNMALMCPFVSEADVDRHSLLLDECLFTIKEER; encoded by the coding sequence ATGTTGGGAATTGATCTGCACGAGACCGCTGCCGCTTTGCAGCGCGAACTGCTGGAGTTTACCAGATTGCATCCCCGTTCCGGTGAATGCTACCGGCAGGGTCTGGAACATTACCTCTACGGAGCTCCTCTGCACTGGATGCAGCAATGGTCCGGCAGCTATCCTGTCTATGTGGCCACAGCTCAAGGGGCAAGGGTTGAGGATGTGGACGGCAACAGCTATATAGATTTTGCCCTCGGTGATTCCGGGGCCATGTACGGCCACGCAAACCCGGCCACAGTCAAGGCAATAAGTAACCAGCTTGCCAAGGGCTCAACTTTTATGCTGCCCACCGAGGAGAGCCTCTGGGTCGGCAAGGAACTGGCAAGACGTTTTGGCCTTCGCTATTGGCAGCTTACCACCTCGGCAACAGACGCCAATCGTTTTGTGCTGCGGCTCTGCCGAATGATCACCGGCCGCAACAAGATGCTTACCTTCAACTGGAACTACCACGGCAGTGTCGATGAGACCCAGGTTGAATTCGACTCCGGACGGCTCATGGTACCGCGCCAGGATGTTTACCATAACGGTATTGATCATCGTCAGACCACACGCCTGGCGGAATTTAACGACATAGCCGGCCTGGAAGAGTCCCTCAGCCATGGAGACGTGGCCTGCGTTCTCACCGAACCGGTGATGACCAATATCGGCATGGTGCCACCGGATCCCTGCTACCACAAGGCCCTGCGCGAGATGACGCGGCGTTACGATGTACCACTGATTATCGATGAAACACATACTATCTCCAGCGGCCCGAGCGGCTATACCGGCAAATACGGGCTGATGCCGGATTTTTTGGTTCTCGGCAAAGCAATCGGAGGCGGAATCCCCATTGCCGTCTGGGGGGCCAGCGAGACAATGGCCGAACGGATCTGGCAGGCGCGGCCGCCTTTCAAGCCGGGTGAGCCGATCAATCACTACGGATTCGGTGGCACCCTGGCCGGCAGCGCCCTCCAAATAGTGGCACTCAAGGCTACCCTTGAGGAAATCATGACCGATGACAATTTCTGCCGTATGGAGAAGATGGCTCTTCGCTTTGAAGCCGGCACCAACGAGGTGATCAAAAAACACCGGCTTCCCTGGCATGTCACGCGTATAGGTGCCCGTGCTGAATATCTGTTTTTGGATCATCCCCCGAAGAATGGTGGCGAAGCTCACTTGGGCCGGCATGCGCTGCTCGAGGCCTATATTCATCTCTACCTGTTGAATAGGGGCATTCTCCTGACTCCCTTCCACAATATGGCCCTGATGTGCCCATTCGTCAGCGAAGCCGACGTTGACCGGCATTCACTTTTGCTGGATGAATGTTTATTCACCATCAAAGAGGAGCGCTGA
- a CDS encoding rhomboid family intramembrane serine protease has protein sequence MFLPIGDSPNPERFTPYVTWGIIAVNIFIFVFINIPLSGKPVGASNPLLVDYVRMLMEQGIPESYIRMVLSQASLNDLLLFQYGYKPADPTLISLFTSLFLHGSLMHLLGNMLFLYIYGDNAEHQLGRIKFLLMYLATGVIATLSFAVFAGISLTPLVGASGAISGVLGYYFLMFPDNRVKVFILLFPIFMSVVRIPARIVLGIYVLIDNLLPFLSQAGGSVAYGAHLGGFFAGLAVAALGESRWHLSFLQQAVAIGRSLGLMSEPHSAQAAGFREKMEHAITSADANRLQELLQGAGMQDFQTLEAETILEGAQLLEKRNLLDPANRLVRLALATHPNSPLLPELYYQLGQIRVRQGFATAAYQHLLAALDLHPRPETERKIRRLLENIRM, from the coding sequence TTGTTTCTACCCATCGGCGACAGCCCCAATCCCGAACGCTTCACCCCCTATGTGACCTGGGGGATAATAGCCGTCAATATCTTCATTTTCGTCTTCATCAACATTCCACTGAGTGGTAAACCGGTGGGAGCATCCAATCCGCTGCTGGTCGATTATGTGAGAATGCTGATGGAACAGGGGATTCCGGAAAGCTATATACGGATGGTGCTGTCCCAGGCCTCGTTGAACGACCTGCTGCTTTTTCAATATGGCTACAAACCTGCCGATCCCACTCTGATCAGCCTGTTCACCTCGCTGTTTCTGCATGGTAGCCTCATGCATCTTCTGGGCAACATGCTGTTCCTCTATATCTATGGGGACAATGCCGAACACCAGCTGGGCAGGATCAAATTTCTCCTGATGTACCTGGCAACGGGAGTGATTGCCACCCTGAGTTTTGCCGTTTTTGCCGGCATTTCGCTCACCCCTCTGGTGGGGGCCTCGGGAGCGATCTCGGGGGTGCTTGGCTACTATTTTCTCATGTTCCCTGATAACAGGGTCAAAGTCTTCATCCTGCTTTTTCCCATTTTCATGAGCGTGGTCAGGATACCGGCTCGTATCGTGCTCGGCATCTATGTGCTGATCGACAATCTGCTGCCGTTTCTGTCACAGGCCGGCGGCAGTGTCGCTTATGGCGCCCATCTGGGCGGATTCTTTGCGGGACTGGCCGTTGCCGCACTTGGTGAATCCCGCTGGCACCTGTCCTTTCTGCAGCAGGCCGTTGCAATCGGACGTTCCCTGGGCCTGATGTCGGAACCCCACTCTGCGCAGGCGGCAGGCTTTCGGGAAAAAATGGAACACGCCATCACTTCGGCTGATGCCAATCGTCTTCAGGAACTCCTTCAAGGTGCTGGGATGCAGGATTTTCAAACCCTTGAGGCGGAAACGATCCTGGAAGGGGCGCAGCTTCTAGAAAAGCGCAATCTTCTTGATCCGGCCAACCGCTTGGTGAGACTCGCCCTGGCGACCCACCCCAATTCTCCGTTGCTGCCGGAATTGTATTATCAACTGGGGCAAATCCGTGTGCGGCAAGGTTTTGCCACCGCAGCCTACCAGCACCTGCTGGCGGCGCTCGATCTGCATCCACGACCGGAGACCGAGAGAAAAATCCGCCGCCTGCTGGAGAATATCCGGATGTAA
- a CDS encoding TRAP transporter small permease subunit, whose amino-acid sequence MNILLDGITRLIKVIGDVCSLLLLAIMAVVAYEVTARYVFNSPTSWAWLINKQLFGVYVMVAGGYALVHNSHIRIEMLYQHFPGTIKKVIRWFTLVAAFCFLGALLWKSWQMGMDAWRIKEVAMGAFRLPLYPLKLFIPFGTLLFLLGCIVVVFRKK is encoded by the coding sequence ATGAACATATTATTAGACGGTATCACTCGCCTCATCAAAGTGATCGGAGATGTCTGCAGCTTACTGCTCTTGGCTATAATGGCCGTTGTCGCCTATGAGGTGACAGCCCGCTATGTTTTCAATAGTCCCACATCCTGGGCCTGGCTGATCAACAAACAGCTCTTCGGTGTCTATGTCATGGTTGCCGGCGGCTACGCACTTGTGCACAACAGCCACATACGCATCGAGATGCTCTACCAGCACTTTCCCGGGACCATAAAAAAAGTGATCCGATGGTTCACCCTGGTGGCGGCTTTCTGTTTCCTCGGCGCTTTGCTTTGGAAGAGCTGGCAAATGGGTATGGACGCATGGCGGATAAAGGAGGTCGCCATGGGGGCTTTCAGATTGCCTCTTTATCCCCTCAAGCTTTTTATACCTTTCGGCACGCTCCTGTTCCTGTTGGGGTGCATCGTCGTTGTTTTCAGAAAAAAGTAA
- a CDS encoding MoaF C-terminal domain-containing protein — translation MQKNKRDQKEMTFMQVGDFVSDFGGNELEHTDDLTGRTLDIDFDTGWTVRYRFMPDRRLEWRMLAGSGFDQKAAKQGLESYRATCLREGYFLVDFISSHQPVQTMSLLVDLIQNIATMVEATMPTREETLKPLFQRVLDKELLTPVRATIAHGALDCRFGEDTPIHEPTEDLIGKRVRYQYGKKDAYEHIYLSSRLYTWNCIQGPEAGLADTDYCRYYRVADDFYLFVWLEKIIPTVGLVLIDFQQKKTSGKIFGYQDGDFGATCNTPVGANLSIQNQTRYDHVGN, via the coding sequence GTGCAGAAAAACAAAAGAGATCAAAAAGAGATGACATTCATGCAGGTTGGAGATTTTGTCTCTGATTTCGGAGGCAATGAGCTCGAGCATACGGACGATCTGACCGGCAGAACCCTTGACATCGATTTCGATACCGGCTGGACGGTTCGTTATCGCTTTATGCCCGATCGGCGCCTGGAGTGGCGGATGCTTGCTGGATCGGGGTTTGATCAGAAGGCGGCAAAACAGGGCCTGGAAAGTTACCGCGCCACCTGCCTGCGCGAAGGCTATTTTCTGGTCGATTTCATCAGCAGTCATCAGCCGGTCCAGACGATGAGCCTGCTCGTTGACCTGATCCAAAATATTGCCACGATGGTTGAGGCCACCATGCCGACCCGCGAAGAAACGTTGAAGCCCCTCTTCCAGAGGGTCTTGGATAAGGAGCTGCTGACGCCTGTACGGGCAACGATCGCCCACGGCGCTCTGGATTGCCGCTTTGGCGAAGATACGCCAATCCACGAGCCGACCGAGGATCTGATCGGCAAAAGGGTGCGCTATCAATACGGCAAAAAAGACGCCTACGAGCATATTTACTTGAGCAGCAGGTTGTATACCTGGAACTGTATTCAGGGCCCGGAGGCCGGCCTGGCCGACACCGACTATTGCCGGTATTACCGGGTCGCAGATGATTTTTACCTGTTTGTCTGGCTGGAAAAGATCATACCCACTGTCGGTCTGGTTCTCATTGATTTTCAACAAAAAAAGACCAGCGGCAAAATTTTTGGCTATCAAGACGGCGATTTCGGCGCTACCTGCAATACCCCGGTGGGTGCCAATCTTAGCATTCAAAATCAGACGAGGTACGACCATGTTGGGAATTGA
- the dctP gene encoding TRAP transporter substrate-binding protein DctP produces MKESIMFAGGIVIACAVMLMTAFGPRVDSAEAAEKVYRMKIQSLFPRGDVSMETLKVFADSAAEKSDGKLQIKIFAEPELVPGDQLFGATKRGVVDMLHGMGGMWGGMVPIGYVEFNLPLAFSIPEASTFKAKAQAVRDFFTENGFMDLLREEYAKEGLYLLDIHTYGPVPFVLSTEPIKTCDDLQGMKIKADGGNMAYHTGVGMQGVQMSPTETYMGLKLGTVDAAEWDVSAVTGLKWNEVAPYWVKGMECDHTTGHILVSMKKWNALPDDLKAAMHAAAEDYWHATVEAYESEMEAVNKLVEEGEVIVNVLDQQCQQEYADVAHQMWEDYAKQDEASAKAIKMIKEWRGVN; encoded by the coding sequence ATGAAGGAAAGTATCATGTTTGCTGGGGGTATCGTGATAGCCTGTGCTGTTATGTTGATGACGGCTTTCGGTCCCCGGGTCGATTCTGCTGAGGCAGCGGAAAAAGTGTATCGCATGAAGATCCAGTCATTATTTCCTCGCGGTGACGTTTCTATGGAGACACTGAAGGTGTTCGCTGATTCGGCAGCTGAAAAAAGCGATGGAAAATTGCAGATAAAGATTTTTGCAGAACCTGAACTTGTTCCTGGCGATCAGCTTTTCGGCGCTACTAAAAGGGGAGTTGTCGACATGCTGCATGGCATGGGCGGCATGTGGGGTGGTATGGTTCCTATTGGATATGTAGAATTCAATCTTCCTCTGGCTTTTTCTATTCCGGAGGCCTCTACTTTTAAAGCCAAAGCTCAGGCAGTAAGAGATTTCTTCACGGAAAATGGATTCATGGACCTTCTCCGCGAAGAGTATGCCAAGGAGGGGTTGTATCTTCTCGATATTCATACCTATGGCCCGGTTCCGTTTGTCCTGTCGACAGAACCTATAAAAACGTGCGATGATCTGCAAGGCATGAAGATTAAAGCCGACGGCGGCAATATGGCTTACCACACCGGAGTTGGCATGCAGGGAGTGCAGATGTCACCAACTGAAACCTATATGGGCCTGAAGCTGGGAACCGTGGATGCAGCTGAATGGGATGTCAGTGCGGTCACCGGCCTGAAATGGAATGAAGTGGCGCCGTACTGGGTTAAGGGCATGGAATGCGATCATACAACCGGTCACATCCTGGTCAGCATGAAAAAGTGGAATGCCCTGCCGGATGATCTCAAAGCCGCAATGCATGCGGCAGCCGAAGACTACTGGCACGCCACGGTGGAGGCCTATGAAAGTGAAATGGAAGCCGTGAATAAGCTTGTTGAAGAGGGAGAAGTCATAGTCAATGTTCTCGATCAGCAGTGCCAGCAGGAGTATGCCGATGTCGCCCATCAGATGTGGGAAGATTATGCCAAGCAGGATGAGGCCAGCGCGAAGGCTATTAAAATGATTAAAGAATGGCGTGGAGTCAACTGA
- a CDS encoding TRAP transporter large permease, producing the protein MSIEIITVTLFGGLLVLLALGIPVTFALGAITVAFTFFVDGPDALYTVATTTYQQITSPTLMTIPLFIIMGNLLVQSGISERMFQGLNYWLSGIRGGLAIVSIVVCVALAMCGGFGPGILTMGLVAVPAMLKHNYSKNVALGTVMAGGVLGEIIPPAIIMIIFAFIARISIGQLFFGGLVPGLILATCYILFVVITGLVSPKSLPKTSETVTWSMRFHSLREIFLPCMLVVLVLGSIFLGIATPTEAAGVGALGAMLICALQGKLSLRVIRDSCSETLKITGMALWILIPATLFGVFYSSAGAQDMIMSFIEALEVSRWTVLIVMQLTLMIFGMFMDDYAVVTICAPIMMPIAIMLGFDPIWFAILFILNMQLAYLSPPFGWALIMMKGVAPPNVTTNDIWRAAPPFMLIQLIVLIAVMVFPELATWLPNKLG; encoded by the coding sequence ATGAGCATTGAAATCATCACAGTAACTTTGTTTGGAGGGTTGTTGGTTCTGCTGGCCTTGGGAATACCGGTAACCTTTGCCCTTGGGGCAATAACGGTTGCCTTTACCTTCTTCGTTGATGGACCGGATGCTCTTTATACGGTGGCAACCACGACATATCAGCAAATTACCAGCCCGACACTGATGACCATTCCGCTCTTTATCATCATGGGGAATCTGCTGGTCCAGTCGGGAATATCCGAACGCATGTTTCAAGGATTGAATTATTGGCTTTCCGGTATTCGCGGTGGTCTGGCCATTGTTTCCATCGTGGTCTGTGTGGCACTGGCCATGTGTGGAGGTTTTGGCCCTGGGATTCTGACCATGGGACTGGTGGCCGTACCAGCGATGCTCAAGCACAACTACAGCAAGAATGTGGCTCTGGGTACAGTTATGGCGGGGGGCGTGCTCGGCGAGATCATTCCGCCTGCTATTATCATGATAATCTTTGCCTTCATCGCCAGAATCTCGATAGGGCAGCTTTTTTTCGGTGGTCTTGTCCCCGGCCTCATCCTGGCCACATGTTATATCCTCTTTGTCGTCATCACCGGTCTTGTCAGCCCCAAATCACTGCCCAAGACCAGCGAGACGGTAACCTGGTCCATGCGTTTTCACTCGCTGAGGGAAATTTTCCTGCCCTGCATGCTGGTAGTGCTGGTTCTTGGCTCGATTTTTCTTGGTATCGCCACCCCCACCGAAGCGGCCGGAGTCGGCGCGCTGGGGGCGATGCTCATTTGCGCCCTGCAAGGGAAGCTGAGTCTGAGGGTCATCCGTGATTCATGTTCCGAGACCCTCAAAATAACCGGAATGGCGCTGTGGATCCTTATTCCGGCTACCCTCTTTGGCGTTTTCTATTCGAGTGCCGGCGCCCAGGATATGATCATGTCCTTTATTGAGGCACTCGAAGTCAGCCGCTGGACGGTGCTCATTGTCATGCAGCTGACCTTGATGATATTCGGGATGTTTATGGACGACTATGCCGTCGTGACCATCTGTGCCCCAATCATGATGCCTATCGCCATAATGCTCGGCTTCGATCCTATCTGGTTTGCCATCCTGTTTATCTTGAATATGCAGCTGGCATATCTTTCTCCACCTTTTGGCTGGGCGTTGATCATGATGAAGGGTGTTGCTCCACCCAATGTTACCACTAACGATATCTGGCGCGCAGCCCCGCCCTTCATGCTGATACAGTTAATCGTCCTGATTGCGGTGATGGTGTTCCCCGAACTCGCTACCTGGCTGCCGAACAAGCTCGGTTAA
- a CDS encoding SphA family protein, with amino-acid sequence MKKRFWAAMLSLAILSCTTLAAADVIDPLDNGSAPPGLFALVTYFGQDNIPEVTDQDGNEYDFGLKASSMVIRPVYFIGQVANKFTYGLNAIIPTVHLSLDSDNAFGAPSSNEFGLGDIGISPFIFLYENFDSQLFLSFWEFAFLPTGDYDKNNAVNIGRDTYWFQHQLAFGWYPGKFGIDANLNYFQYTESDELNYEESDAVEVETVVHYALTDNFRVGLNAAYWIGVEGAKDNGVTIPDSEPMSFKLGLNLYYMMSESFSVGFRWMHTVDSENSTMGDSAYIKLAYVF; translated from the coding sequence ATGAAAAAACGTTTTTGGGCAGCCATGTTGTCTTTAGCAATTTTATCTTGCACCACCCTTGCAGCCGCCGACGTCATCGATCCACTCGACAACGGCTCGGCCCCCCCTGGCCTCTTTGCACTGGTCACTTATTTTGGGCAGGATAACATACCTGAGGTTACCGACCAGGATGGCAATGAATATGATTTTGGTCTCAAGGCAAGCAGTATGGTGATCCGTCCGGTATATTTCATCGGCCAGGTAGCGAACAAATTCACCTACGGCCTTAACGCCATCATCCCTACTGTCCACCTGAGTCTGGACAGCGATAATGCCTTTGGGGCGCCATCGAGCAATGAGTTCGGTCTTGGCGATATCGGTATCAGCCCCTTTATATTTCTCTATGAAAACTTCGATTCACAGCTCTTTTTGTCCTTCTGGGAATTTGCATTTTTGCCCACTGGAGATTATGACAAAAACAACGCCGTCAATATCGGCAGGGATACCTACTGGTTTCAACACCAGCTGGCCTTTGGCTGGTATCCAGGCAAATTCGGGATAGACGCAAATCTCAACTATTTTCAATATACCGAGAGTGATGAGCTGAACTACGAGGAATCCGATGCGGTCGAGGTCGAAACTGTCGTTCACTATGCATTGACCGATAATTTCAGGGTAGGCCTCAACGCCGCGTACTGGATAGGCGTTGAAGGTGCAAAAGACAACGGGGTAACTATTCCGGACAGTGAACCTATGAGCTTTAAACTCGGACTCAACCTTTATTATATGATGAGTGAGAGTTTCTCAGTAGGTTTTCGCTGGATGCATACTGTTGACTCCGAGAACTCCACCATGGGCGATTCGGCATATATAAAACTGGCATACGTCTTTTAA
- a CDS encoding MarC family protein, translating into MMTIHWDLIYNFAIAMLAIVNPVEKIPLWVTASASDRKNFQWLLAALVVFTCAVVLLFFLWYGQQLLMSLKVDLASFKIGGGLILLQFGFSMMKGTAVKIAKARETREHDLREKVLRRYQQIFIPIGVPVIAGPGAITTVIIYGHQSTSLFTLLLLSVVVVAVLTILFLTLLSGSFIQNKVGNLPLDLISRVFGMIIIAIAVQFMVEGFSVVFPGWVQ; encoded by the coding sequence ATGATGACAATACACTGGGATTTAATCTATAATTTTGCCATCGCCATGCTGGCAATTGTTAATCCTGTTGAGAAAATTCCTCTGTGGGTCACTGCTTCGGCGAGCGACAGAAAAAATTTCCAATGGCTTCTTGCGGCACTGGTTGTCTTTACCTGCGCCGTGGTGCTGCTTTTTTTTCTCTGGTACGGTCAACAACTGCTGATGAGTCTCAAAGTTGACCTGGCAAGCTTTAAAATCGGCGGGGGACTTATCCTGCTGCAATTCGGCTTCAGCATGATGAAAGGGACCGCTGTGAAAATAGCCAAGGCCAGGGAAACCAGGGAACACGACCTTCGGGAAAAGGTCCTGCGGCGTTATCAGCAGATTTTTATTCCCATCGGGGTACCGGTTATCGCCGGTCCCGGCGCCATCACCACCGTCATAATCTATGGTCATCAGAGTACATCCCTGTTCACTCTCTTGCTGTTAAGCGTCGTCGTTGTCGCTGTTCTGACGATTCTGTTTTTAACACTGCTCAGCGGTTCGTTCATCCAGAACAAGGTCGGCAACTTGCCCCTTGACCTCATATCACGGGTGTTCGGCATGATCATTATCGCCATCGCCGTCCAGTTCATGGTCGAAGGGTTTTCGGTAGTCTTTCCCGGCTGGGTGCAGTGA
- a CDS encoding bifunctional acetyl-CoA hydrolase/transferase family protein/GNAT family N-acetyltransferase, whose protein sequence is MMKNDNVLKSKYVTAEEAIGKIKNGSQIFIGSGCGEPQHLIHTLVMNNNLDDIMIFQMLAHTLADYLGDEVFLQRFSVKLFFVPVNMQQAAFEGKVDYIPTYLSQLPQLLRNKQIVIDTVLIQISPPDVFGIASLGVSVDVTLEAVRSAKTVIAQINPRMPRTHGDGFLHVNDIDYLVPFEEELIFIGPETVDEETARRIAQYVKELVDDGSTLQVGYGHMPYALLPYFNDKNDLGIHTHMISDGFIPLIKQGVITNKHKNFMTDRAVATFCMGSRIAYDYIDNNIQFYFGTADWVNTPGIIGKNDNFISISSALEVDLTGQVCSDSVGRQFFSGTGDQANFIRGATLSKGGLSIIALPSTAKGGQVSRIVATLSAGAGVATLRADVNFVVTEFGIAQLKGKSISQRVIELCQIAHPDFRESLIEDAKKNHYIFPDQLPPLAEDLIFIEEYKSRITLKNLKTLSVRPLLPSDEIAYRNFFYSLEEETVYLRFFHAVTTFSRKMAQEHWANMDYRKNISLIGTVQNRGNKEIVAIGTYAKMDEKWAEVAFVVREDYQGQGVATYIFRELERVAATNGFEGFIATTLPENLSMINLCKKCFSSTDITENEEEVVIRMKFSKPDRTSSGQDS, encoded by the coding sequence ATGATGAAAAATGACAATGTGTTAAAATCAAAATATGTCACGGCCGAGGAGGCAATCGGCAAGATAAAAAACGGCAGCCAAATCTTTATCGGGTCGGGGTGCGGAGAACCGCAGCATCTCATTCATACTCTGGTAATGAACAACAATCTGGACGATATCATGATATTTCAGATGCTGGCTCATACCCTTGCCGATTATCTTGGAGACGAAGTCTTTCTGCAGCGCTTCTCGGTCAAACTCTTCTTTGTGCCTGTGAACATGCAGCAGGCGGCTTTTGAAGGCAAGGTTGACTATATACCGACCTATCTTTCCCAACTGCCGCAGCTTTTAAGAAACAAGCAGATTGTTATCGATACGGTGCTGATACAGATTAGCCCCCCCGATGTCTTCGGTATTGCCAGCCTGGGCGTGTCCGTTGATGTCACCCTGGAAGCAGTCAGGAGTGCAAAAACAGTCATTGCCCAAATTAATCCACGGATGCCCAGAACGCATGGCGACGGCTTTCTCCATGTCAACGATATCGACTATCTGGTGCCTTTTGAAGAGGAATTGATTTTCATTGGCCCGGAAACCGTCGATGAGGAGACAGCCAGGCGTATCGCTCAATACGTCAAGGAGCTTGTTGATGACGGCAGCACTTTGCAGGTCGGCTACGGACACATGCCCTATGCCCTGTTGCCGTATTTTAATGACAAGAATGATCTTGGCATCCACACTCATATGATCTCCGATGGGTTTATTCCCCTCATCAAACAGGGCGTGATTACCAACAAACATAAAAATTTCATGACGGATCGTGCGGTAGCAACATTCTGCATGGGCTCGAGGATTGCCTACGATTATATAGACAACAATATTCAGTTCTACTTTGGAACGGCAGACTGGGTGAATACTCCGGGCATAATAGGCAAAAACGACAATTTCATCTCGATCAGTTCTGCCCTGGAGGTTGATCTGACAGGGCAGGTCTGTTCTGATTCCGTGGGCAGGCAGTTTTTCAGTGGGACCGGTGATCAGGCAAATTTCATCCGGGGAGCGACGCTGTCAAAAGGAGGATTGTCGATAATTGCACTTCCATCAACTGCAAAAGGGGGGCAGGTTTCACGGATCGTGGCCACTCTCAGTGCCGGGGCAGGGGTGGCTACCCTCCGGGCGGATGTCAACTTTGTCGTCACCGAATTTGGTATTGCCCAGCTTAAAGGAAAGAGCATCAGTCAGCGGGTGATTGAACTGTGCCAAATCGCCCATCCCGATTTTCGGGAGAGCCTGATCGAGGATGCCAAGAAAAACCATTATATTTTCCCTGATCAATTACCTCCATTGGCTGAAGATCTGATATTCATCGAGGAATACAAAAGCAGAATTACCCTGAAAAACCTGAAGACCTTGTCGGTGCGCCCGCTTCTGCCTTCGGATGAAATAGCCTATCGTAATTTCTTTTATTCGCTGGAAGAGGAAACGGTTTATCTGCGTTTTTTTCATGCAGTTACTACCTTTTCCCGGAAAATGGCGCAGGAGCACTGGGCAAACATGGATTATCGTAAGAATATCTCTTTGATCGGCACCGTTCAAAACAGGGGCAACAAAGAGATAGTCGCCATTGGGACCTACGCGAAAATGGATGAAAAATGGGCTGAAGTGGCCTTCGTAGTACGGGAAGACTACCAGGGGCAGGGCGTTGCCACCTATATCTTCAGGGAGCTGGAAAGAGTTGCCGCGACTAATGGTTTCGAGGGATTCATCGCCACTACATTGCCCGAAAACTTATCAATGATCAATCTCTGCAAAAAGTGCTTCTCCTCCACGGATATCACGGAAAACGAGGAAGAAGTTGTAATCCGGATGAAGTTTTCCAAACCGGACCGCACTTCTTCAGGGCAAGACTCCTAG